The following coding sequences lie in one Arachis ipaensis cultivar K30076 chromosome B03, Araip1.1, whole genome shotgun sequence genomic window:
- the LOC107633115 gene encoding uncharacterized protein LOC107633115, with translation MNDALQSFMQEQREFHKKQEMYIKTIAEALSRLTLSPSNTQNAHQASTSSGLPSQLQPNPKESINAITLRSGTKLDEIGLEPTHLSKEPHNEEMGEEVEVVGDEEENVARGEEKLVKVKEPKRKNLLEEPTPIPFPTLAKKAKKHEDIDPNMVEIFKNMEVTVPLFQAIQQVPKYTIFLKDVCTHKDNIGELNKSLVNNSISSLIPEKCNDPGPCLVTCVIVAMEFMDCMCDLGACVSIMPLPIYEKLNLSPLKRSGARFLLADKSIVSIVGIAENVLVNIQGLLFLVDFHILETPPIDSDKPSSILLGRPFLKISRFKLDAFLRAFSFEANGKVVKFTLDGSKKPTLEVYSIFGCDLIEDQVVEPSKEHEEENVVKELRSLDHTQPKHAKLLEIFLLREVPNDQ, from the coding sequence ATGAATGATGCACTTCAAAGCTTCATGCAAGAGCAAAGAGAGTTTCATAAGAAGCAAGAAATGTACATAAAAACCATTGCCGAAGCTCTATCCCGTTTGACTCTTTCTCCTTCAAACACTCAAAATGCCCATCAAGCTTCCACCTCTAGCGGCCTACCTTCACAActccaaccaaacccaaaggaAAGCATTAATGCTATCACCCTTAGGAGTGGTACCAAGTTAGATGAAATTGGTCTTGAGCCTACGCATTTGAGCAAGGAGCCCCACAATGAAGAAATGGGAGAAGAAGTGGAGGTGGTGGGAGATGAGGAGGAAAATGTTGCAAGAGGCGAGGAGAAACTAGTAAAGGTTAAGGAGCCCAAAAGGAAGAACCTTCTTGAAGAGCCTACACCAATTCCTTTCCCAACGTTGGCTAAAAAGGCTAAGAAGCATGAAGACATTGACCCCAATATGGTGGAGATTTTCAAGAATATGGAAGTTACGGTTCCTCTTTTTCAAGCCATCCAACAAGTTCCAAAGTACACCATATTCCTCAAGGATGTTTGCACCCATAAGGACAATATTGGTGAGCTAAACAAAAGTCTAGTAAATAACTCTATTTCTTCTCTCATTCCAGAAAAGTGCAATGATCCCGGTCCTTGTTTGGTAACTTGTGTGATTGTTGCAATGGAGTTCatggattgcatgtgtgatttgggCGCTTGTGTAAGCATTATGCCCCTCCCTATCTATGAGAAGTTGAACTTGTCACCATTGAAGAGGTCCGGAGCAAGATTTTTGTTGGCGGACAAAAGTATTGTGTCAATTGTAGGAATTGCTGAGAATGTATTGGTCAATATCCAAGGGTTGCTATTTCTGGTAGATTTTCATATCTTGGAAACCCCTCCAATTGATTCGGACAAGCCATCCTCTATTCTCCTTGGGAGaccatttttgaaaatatctcgattcaagttggatgcatttTTGAGAGCTTTCTCGTTTGAGGCCAATGGGAAAGTGGTGAAATTCACTTTGGATGGATCCAAGAAGCCCACTCTTGAAGTTTATTCTATCTTTGGTTGTGACCTAATTGAAGATCAAGTGGTTGAGCCAAGTAAGGAGCATGAAGAAGAAAATGTTGTCAAGGAGCTTAGGTCATTGGACCACACACAACCCAAGCATGCCAAGTTGTTGGAGATTTTCCTCCTTAGAGAGGTTCCAAATGATCAATGA